From Mytilus edulis chromosome 8, xbMytEdul2.2, whole genome shotgun sequence, one genomic window encodes:
- the LOC139485064 gene encoding uncharacterized protein, translated as MEGGIQLASTRQTLLLVILKMSPRLSGLKTGPLGRKRVRANQQLNSSRFLPPLALASTLNSPFEGASRLGMEVSRMPRTSTLENLNGDHASTVGRTNTGELTAPSKTTRQQHQTKETSFVKDEYNFDISSLDNESAQNFTHDYYEYEQDGTDIIVKGRLKENIQFWIDIGAYDYIIDTIRDGYKIPFYSIPPFTYLFNNLSALKNSDFVHTAIQDLLHRGLIVQCDQRPFVVNPLTVSVQSNLKKRLILDLRAVNKHLWKQSVKFEDMRTAQQHIKLNYSMFKYDIHSAHHHIDIFEPHTEYLGFSWIINGCPTFFKFLVLPFGLSTACFIFTKLTRPLVKKWRSEGKQVIMYLDDGLGIEQDQEMCKIVSEQVKLDLVRSGFVPKAEKSLWEPTKRLVWLGTYIDTENGFYKIPDNRINKMIHSIDDIISCLTGRKSVFVKKVASVVGQIISTYLVIGNLVYLMTKHLTIDVNTSASWYSYIKLSESSIEQLQFWKLYISEVNVKHFSVDESCHSIIYSDASDTGFGGYIVEAPQNIAHGMWVESERSNSSTWKELSAVKKVLLSLINIISGKKVKWFTDNQNVVSIVSKGSTKTILQNLALDIFSACLKYNVNIDIVWIPRTLNEKADFLSRIVDHDDWGISYYIFQLIESLWGPHEVDWFASDHNFKLLVFYSRFWNENSSGIDAFTVDWYGVNGLFVPPVFLIPRVINYMRQCNAVGTLIVPCWPSASYWPMLCPNGGDFTDQVIAYVELPSGKEFYTPGKSKKAIFGNTDLTFKMLALRLDFRL; from the coding sequence ATGGAGGGTGGGATACAGCTCGCCAGTACGAGGCAAACCCTATTGCTAGTGATTCTGAAGATGAGTCCAAGATTATCAGGGCTGAAAACAGGGCCATTAGGAAGAAAAAGAGTAAGAGCAAACCAGCAGCTAAACAGCAGCAGATTCCTGCCACCGCTAGCTCTAGCTTCAACTCTCAACAGCCCTTTCGAGGGGGCCAGCCGTCTTGGTATGGAGGTTTCCCGTATGCCCAGGACCAGTACGCTGGAAAATCTCAACGGGGACCATGCTTCAACTGTGGGTCGTACAAACACTGGAGAGTTAACTGCCCCTTCCAAAACAACAAGACAGCAGCATCAAACAAAAGAAACTAGCTTTGTAAAAGATGAGTATAATTTTGACATTAGTTCTTTAGATAATGAGTCTGCTCAAAATTTTACACATGATTATTACGAATATGAGCAAGATGGTACTGATATTATTGTTAAAGGTAGGCTGAAGGAAAATATACAATTTTGGATAGATATTGGTGCTtatgactatataattgataCTATAAGAGATGGTTATAAGATACCATTTTATTCCATTCCTCCGTTTACGTATTTATTCAACAATTTATCAGCTTTGAAAAATTCCGATTTTGTACATACAGCTATTCAAGATTTATTACATAGAGGTTTAATAGTTCAGTGTGACCAACGACCTTTTGTTGTTAATCCTCTTACTGTATCAGTTCAGTCTAATTTAAAGAAAAGATTGATACTTGATTTGAGAGCGGTAAATAAACATTTATGGAAACAGAGCGTTAAATTTGAGGACATGAGGACTGCTCAACAGCATATTAAATTGAATTATTCCATGTTTAAGTACGACATTCATTCAGCTCATCACCATATTGACATTTTTGAACCACACACAGAGTACTTAGGTTTTTCATGGATCATTAATGGCTGTcctacatttttcaaatttcttgttTTACCATTTGGTTTGAGTacagcttgttttatttttactaaacTGACTAGGCCACTTGTGAAGAAATGGCGATCTGAAGGTAAGCAAGTTATAATGTATCTTGATGATGGTTTGGGTATAGAACAAGATCAAGAAATGTGCAAGATTGTGTCAGAACAAGTTAAGCTAGATTTAGTTAGAAGTGGCTTTGTACCTAAAGCAGAAAAGTCTTTGTGGGAACCTACTAAACGTTTGGTTTGGTTAGGTACATATATTGATACAGAAAATGGTTTTTACAAAATACCAGATAACAGAATAAATAAGATGATACATTCTATTGATGACATTATATCTTGTTTGACTGGGCGTAAAAGCGTGTTTGTGAAAAAAGTTGCATCTGTTGTAGGTCAGATAATATCTACATACTTAGTTATTGGAAATTTAGTTTATTTAATGACTAAACATTTAACTATAGACGTGAACACATCTGCGTCTTGGTATTCTTATATTAAACTTTCAGAATCTAGTATTGAACAGTTACAATTCTGGAAACTGTATATAAGTGAAgttaatgtaaaacatttcagtgTTGATGAATCATGTCATAGTATTATCTACAGTGACGCTAGTGATACAGGTTTTGGTGGTTATATTGTAGAAGCACCACAAAACATTGCACATGGTATGTGGGTTGAATCAGAACGTAGTAATAGTTCAACTTGGAAGGAACTTTCTGCGGTAAAGAAAGTTTTGCTGTCCTTAATAAACATTATATCCGGAAAAAAGGTTAAATGGTTTACAGATAATCAAAATGTTGTGAGCATTGTAAGCAAAGGAAGTACTAAAACTATTTTACAGAATTTAGCATTAGACATATTTAGCGCATGTTTGAAGTACAATGTCAACATTGATATAGTTTGGATACCTAGGACACTAAACGAAAAAGCTGATTTTCTGAGTCGTATCGTTGATCATGATGATTGGGGAATATCATATTACATTTTTCAATTGATAGAATCTTTATGGGGCCCGCATGAAGTAGATTGGTTTGCTTCTGATCACAATTTCAAGTTACTGGTATTTTATTCAAGATTTTGGAATGAAAATTCTTCTGGTATTGATGCGTTTACAGTAGATTGGTATGGGGTTAACGGTCTTTTTGTACCACCTGTATTTCTTATACCACGTGTTATTAATTACATGAGACAATGCAACGCTGTAGGTACATTGATTGTTCCTTGCTGGCCATCCGCAAGTTATTGGCCTATGTTATGCCCAAATGGGGGCGATTTCACAGATCAAGTTATTGCATATGTAGAATTACCAAGCGGTAAGGAGTTTTATACTCCTGGTAAAAGCAAGAAGGCCATTTTTGGTAATACTGATCTTACTTTTAAGATGTTAGCTTTGAGGCTAGATTTCAGATTATAA
- the LOC139485065 gene encoding integrase/recombinase xerD homolog, which produces MYSSSFKEYNVMSQRFICACLLAYSGFLRVSELLNIRRCDIIFELGYISIFIPKSKTDIYRDGNSVVIACMDSDMCPVKNLKLYLLWVDISPESEEFIFRNLTKFKDRYVLRKENKPLSYTRMRELFIEAFQPFVSDIKKYELHSLRSGGATTCANLGISDRLFKRHGRWRSETAKDGYIKDSLKDRLIVSENLGL; this is translated from the coding sequence ATGTATAGTTCGTCATTTAAGGAATATAATGTTATGTCACAGCGTTTTATATGTGCGTGTTTACTAGCTTACTCAGGTTTTTTAAGAGTGTCCGAGCTATTAAATATACGGAGATGTGATATCATTTTTGAATTAggttatatatctatatttattccGAAAAGTAAAACTGATATTTATCGTGATGGCAATTCTGTAGTTATAGCATGTATGGATTCAGATATGTGTCCAGTTAagaatttaaagttatatttgtTGTGGGTTGATATTTCGCCGGAATCAgaagaatttatttttagaaatttaacaaaattcaagGATAGATATGTTCTTCGGAAGGAAAATAAACCACTGTCTTATACACGTATGAGAGAATTATTTATTGAAGCTTTTCAACCATTTGTGTCAGATATTAAGAAATATGAATTGCACAGTTTACGTTCTGGCGGAGCTACAACTTGCGCTAATTTAGGTATTTCCGATCGATTGTTCAAAAGACATGGCAGATGGCGTTCAGAGACGGCCAAGGACGGTTACATTAAAGATTCTTTAAAAGACAGATTAATTGTTTCTGAAAATTTAGGTTTATAA